From the Candidatus Effluviviaceae Genus V sp. genome, the window CGTCGAGCACGTTGATCAACCAGACGGCCGCCGCAGCGTAGGCCCAGCGCTTCCTCCTCTCGTGCCACTTCTCGTAGTCGTCGAACGTCCTCAGGCGTTCGGCGTAGGCCTCCTCGATCTCGTCGACCTGATCGGCGGCCTGATACGCCCTGAGGGCATCTTCGTAGTCGTTCTCGGCGTCGTGGCGCTTCGCGTCGCTCCACAGAAGCCCCGCCGCGAGGCCCGCCTCCACGACGAGGAAGGCCGTCCCCTTGAGCTCCTGCCCCGTATAGAACTGCCCCCAGCCCGGCACCAGCGCCGAACGCAGCCCCGCACTGAGCGGGGTCTTTCGGGACAGCGTGATCGAGATCGAGTCGACGCGCGTCGGCGAGAGCGCGGTGAAGCCTCTCCACTCGTTGTATCCGCCCATGTAGGCTCGGATCTCGAACGTGCCGCCGATCGGACGGTCGAGGCGCCACGGGGTGACACCGCGAAGCATGACGTCCCCCCGAAGCTCGACAACGGCGCCGGAGGGCACGGAGGTGATGACGACGCCGCCCTCCTGTCCCGCCGCCGGTCCGGCGGCGCCCAACAGCACCGCGGCCGCGATGAGCAGTCCCAGCACCCTCTTCGTCATGGCTCGCTCCTCAGTGGTGTGGCTCGGACCCCTTCCGGGCCCGGAGAATACCGTCGTTCGGTGCATCGTGACCGCCGCGCATCCCTGCGGCCGATTCTATGAGCGGTCGCGGGCGGTGTCAACGTGCCCGCGGGGCAAACAGGCGGCACAGAGACGGCGCATCAGCGCGGCAGCTCCTCGAGACGGGACCGCGCGTCGCTCGCCCGTTCCGACTCCGGATACCCCTCGAGCACCCTGTTGTAGAGCGTTCGGGCCCGCTCCGGCGCCCCCAGCTCGTTCTCGTGGACCATGCCGGCCTGGAAGAGCATCCCGGGCGCGGCATCGGCCTGGGGATGACGGTCGACGAAGGCCACGAGCTCGGAGGCCGCCTCCTCCCAGCGCTCGAGTCTGATGAGCGCATCGATGAGGTACGCTCCGGCGGCCAGCTCGGCCGGCGTACCTGCGTAGTCGCGCGTCACCATGCGGTAGTGCTCGACGGCGCGGGAGAGCGCCGACCGCGCCCCCGACATCTCGCCGATCCGCTCGTACCGGTCCGCCACGTGAAGCGGCGCGCGCAGCCCGTACATCGTCGCCGGGAAGTCCCGGGCCAGAGACTGGTAGCGCGCGGCTGCCGCATCCCACTCGCCGTCCAGCTCGTACGACTGGGCCAGCAGATAGCTCGCGGTCGCGGCGAAGCGCTCCTCGTCGCCGAAGCTCTCGAGTACGTTCTCGAGACGGCGCCTCGCCTCCTCGTATCGCCCGGCCTCGATGTCGTATCGGGCGATCGCGATCGAGGCGGTCGCCCCGCTCTCATCGCCGCCGTACGCCTCCTCGACGCGCTCGTAGTAGTCGCGGGCGACGCCCTCGCGCGACAGTTCGTCTCCGTAGATGCGCGCCAGCGTCAGCCAGATCTGTCCCCTGCTGTTCTCGTCGCCGAACCGCTCGTCCAGCTCGACGTAGGCCTCGACGGCCTCCGACCATCGCTCCTGCCGGACGTAGGTCTCGGCTATCTCACCGAGGGCCGCCCGCGCCGTCGGTCCGTCGGGCGACTCCTGAATGAGGCGCCTGTAGTACGACCGCGCCTTCGTGTACCACTCGTCCGCCTCGTCCTCCATACCGCGCTCGCGATAGCCGTCGGCGATGCGGAGAGGCGCCGACAGGATCCTGGAGTCGGGCAGACCGCCCGCCTCCGCGGTCGGGCTGAACTCCTCGAAAAGCCGTCCGTAGACCGCGACGGCCTCGTCCCACGCTCCGGAGGCCCGGTTGACACGCGCGAGCTGGGACAGCGCCTCGAGCGTCAGCTCCCTGTCGAACGCGTAGCTGTCCGCGACAGAGGCGTACCAGCGCTTCGCCTCCTCGAGATCGCCCTGCGTCAGCGCGAGCGACGCCAGGGAGAAGCGGCTCGTGGCCGAGATCCTCGCCGTCTGCCGGACGACGTCCGACGGGTCGCCCTCGGGCGGAGGGAACGAAGCAACGATCCCGCGGTGCCGGGCCTCGAGATCGGCCCTCGTAGCGTCGGTCGCGAGGTCCGGGTTGGCGGTGACGGCGGCCTGGAGCTTCTCGACGCCCCACGCCATGCGCTCGGCGCGGTAGCGTTCGACGAGCGCGTCGTGCCGGCCGCACCCCGTGAGGACGACGAGGCAGAGGAGAGCGGCAAGGAGAACGCGGGCGCGGGGTCTCGATGTCCGTCTCATGACGCGTCCCTCCCTTCTCTCTCCCGGTCGTCCCGAGTCATGTACAGGAGCAGACGCGTCGACGAGCCCAGGATCAGGTAACTGATGAAGAGGATGAAGGCCACCCAGACGACCATGACCCAGACGAGCATCTCCGGAGAGAAACGCTCCGCGATGAGCGTGCTCTGACGTGAGAGCCATGCCGGCGCCAGTTCGACGGCGGTCGGGACGGCCACGATGAGGTAGGTCGTGATGGGCGCCCTGACGGCGAGGCGGACGCTCCGGCCGAGCGCTCGGAACGGGCCGTCGCGCAGCAGAACGACCGCCGGCGCCGAGTAGACCAGCAGCGCCTGCACGGCCATGACGACGGCCACGACGACCATGCGGAGCAGCCGGAACCTGAGCGGGTTCGTGTCCGCCAGGTGACCCCACTGCTCCATGGGAAACCTCGTCACGAGCTGCGAGAGGACGACGGTGACGAGGGCGACAACGAGCAGCGGAAGGTATCTCCGGCCCCCTTCCCGCCAGCCGGCGGAGGCCGGCTCACGGCGGCCGCTCCAGAAAGCGGCGAACATGTGGGCAGCCGCCCCGGCGACGAGCGGACCCAGCACGATGGTCAGCACGATGTCCGCCTGCGCGAGCCCGCTCCGGAGCGCCAGGAAGTTCATCGGGTAGTGAAGGGCTGCGTCCCCGAAGCGCCAGCGGAGAAGCGGGATCATGGCGCCCCGGAGGACCGGCGCCGTGAACCACCCGATGGCCACGACGACAAGAACCTGGACGGCCGCGTAGAGCAGGAACGGTCCCAGTGCGACGCGCCGCCCCAGGGCACGAAAGGTCTCCGCCCATCCCCAGATCAGAGCGTTGAACTGCTCACCGACACGCATCGAGCCTCCCTCCATCATCACCCTCCCCCGCCGGTCGTCCCGACGAACAGGGAGCGGATATGGGGATTCGCCTGCTCCGCGAACGTTGTCACCACGTCGAGGGCTTCATCCACGTCCCCTCCCGACACGGTCGTCGAGACGCGGACGAAGGCGCCGAACGTGACGTTCGAGCGGATACCCGAGGTCGCCATCCTCGACATGAACTCGTCGCGGTCGGCGGTCGCGAGGTCGCCCGCCGTGTACCACCAGTAGATCGCGGCCCGGTCGTGCCCCGGCGCCTGCGCGCGGATCCAGTTGGCGTCGAAGGCGTCCGGACCGTCGCCGAGCCTCAGGACGCCGCTCTGTTCGATCGACCATCCCTGCGAGCGGTAGCAGACGAGCGGGTCGTGCGCCCCGTAGCGCTCATTCTGATGGAAGACGATCACGAACCAGATCGACCTCCCGTCCGGGCCGGAGTATCGTCGTGCCAGCGTATCGTCCGCGTCAAGCTCTTCGTAGACGACCTCCTCGAATCTCAGCTCGACGCTTCTCCACTCTCCGAACTCCGTCGGGAGCTCGGCGAGCGATTCCCCGCCGAGTTCGATGCGCTCGGGTGGGTTCATGCGCACGTAGAGGGCCGCCGCAAGCAGCAGCGCCAGCAGAATGCCTGTTCTGACCGGGCGGTTCATTCGCCCTCCTCCGAAGAACCCCTGATGCCGAGAAGTCGCCTGACGATGAAGAGCCCGATGAGGGCGATGACGAAGATGATCACACCGGACACGTCGTGGAAGAAGCCCAGCGCCGTCTCGATGCCCCAGACGTTGGCGACCACGCAGAGGAGCATGATCCTGACGATGTTCGCGGCGACGGCGATCGGTAGCGCGGAGGCGAAGAGCGCGACCCGCTTCCAGACAGGCCCCCTCGAGAAGTAACCGAAGAGCGCCCCGAGCGCCAGGAGCGCGATGAGCGATCTGAGACCGCTGCACGGGTCGGCGATCCGGAGCGACCCGGCGGGCATGTGGATCGTCATACCCACGCGGGCCAGCGGAATGCCGAGCTTGATCGCCAGCGCGCTGCCCGCCCTCGCCGCGAAGATCTTCAGGCGGAAGCTGACCGCGCTCATGAGGAGCGGCGGCATCGGCAGCATGAAGACAAGATACGCCACCGAAAACCAGACGGCGCGGAGTGCCCTGCCGCCGAAGAGGAGCGCGATGACAGCCGCGACCAGGAGGACCAGCGAGTAGCCCTGCGTCATGAAAACGCCCGCCCGGATGGACAGGACGTGAACTGCGAGCGCCGCCACGACGAACGGGATTGCCCACGGCGTGCCGCTCGTCGCCCGCTCACGGAAACGCTCACGCTCGACCCAGAAGAGGAACGCCGCGATGGGCGGGATGAGCATGCCGTGGGAGTAGTTCGCGTTCGTCTGCCAGGTCAGCCAGAGCGTGCGCAGGGCGTCGCCGTAGATGAGGTAGACGAGCACGACGACCGCGCCGACGACGAGACCCGTCGCCGGCCCGGGCATGCGTCCGTTCCCCCGCTGTCGTCCGTCTTCCGTCGTGCTCACGTCGCCTCCCGGGTGCTCCGCCGCCGGACCGTGTCGTCTCGAGCAGTGCCGTCGTCGCTCCGCACGTCGGGAACGTCCCCCTGCCCCCGCGTCATGGCGGAGAACGTGCGGAACAGGATCCGGACGTCGAGCAGGATCGAGCAGTTGCGAACGTAGAAGCCGTCGAGCCGTACCTTCTCGTCGAGCGAGATCTCGTCGCGCCCGTTGATCTGCGCCCAGCCGGTCAGGCCCGGACGCATGAGATCGGCACGGACGCGCCGCCGCATCTCGATGAGTTCGTGCTGGTTGTAGAGGGCGGGCCTCGGCCCTACGAAGCTCATCTCGCCCCGCAGGATATTGAGCAGGTTCGGCAGCTCGTCGAGGCTCGTCTTCCTCAGGATCCTGCCGACGCGCGTCGTGTAGTCCCGGTCCTCCTCGAGCATCAGGTCGGTGGCGATCTCGGGCGCATCGATCTGCATCGTGCGGAACTTGAGGATCGTGAACTCGAGCGAGTGAACGCCGATCCTCTGCTGCCGGTAGATCGCGCCCCCGTGGGAGTCCAGCCGGATGGCGAGCGCGATCGCGGCGAACACCGGCGACAGCACGACGACGGCGACGGCCGCGCAGACGGCATCGAGAACGTATTTGGCCGAGAGGTATGCCCGGAAGCCCACGCGGCCTCCGCCGACCGCCCTCTCCGCGTCGACGGTCTCCTCCAGAATGCTCGTCATACGGGCGGCGAGCTCGCGTCGTGAGTAGTGCGTCATCACGTACTCGCGTCCGCTCCTGCCCATACGGTCGCGCCGCTCCTCGTCGCCGATGAGACCGAGGACGGCATTCGCTATCCCCTCGCCGTCTCCGGGCTCGACGACGACGCCGCTGCCGGCCTCCCGCACGACGTCTGCCGCGTCGCCGGAGACCGCGGCGACGATAGGCCGGGCGCACGCCATGTAGTCGAAGAGTTTGACGGGGATCGTGCCGCCGCCGAAGCTGCCGGCCGTCGTGGTCGCCAGACAGAGGTCGGCGCCCCGGATGGTGCCGACCAGTGCCTCGGGGTCCTCGCTCGGACGGAACGACACGTTATCGAGCCCGCGCCTCCGGGACTCCTCGACGAGATCGTCCTTCGCAACCCCGTCGCCGACCATGAGGATACGGACCTCCGCCTTGCGCCTGAGGATCTCCGCGGCGTCGATGATGGCGTCCATGCCGTGAACGAGCCCGTGCGTCCCGCTGTAGAGGACGGTGAAGCTGCCGTTCCCCGGCTTCGCCCCCGGGTTCGGGGCGAAGAGATCGGTATCGGCGCCGTTCGTGATGAGCACGATGCGGTGTCTGGGGATGCCGCGCTCCACCATGAGGTCGATCATGCCCGGTGTGACCGCGACGATCCGCGCGGCTCTTCGATAGAGGAACGACTCGAGCCCCCGCGCCATCGCGATGACGCGCGGGTTCGTGAGCTGCCCGAGCTCGACGGCGGCGTACGGCCAGTAGTCGCGGACATCGAGAACGAACGGCACCCTCTTCTCGAGCGACACGAGCCACGCCGAGAGCCCGAGGAAGAGCGGCGGAGATGTGACCACGACGGCGTCGACCCGCCGTGTGAAGAGCGCGGCCAGAACCGAGCTCACCATGAATGAGATCTGGTTGAGCATGCGCGTCGCGAACGTCTTCCTCGGCGTGGCGTAGAGATAGGAGCGGATGATCCTGATCCCGTCCCGCGACTCCCGGGCGAACAGGCGGCGTCCGTACGCCCGGTGCTTGACGCCGCTCGGATGGTTCGGCATGCCCGTGACGACAGTCACGTCGTGACCGGCACGCACGAGGTCGAGAGCGAAGTGGTACGCACGCTGCGGCGCAGCGCCCGTCTCGGGCGGGAAGTACTGCGTCATGAAGAGAACCCGCATGCCGCGTCCCGTGCTCACCTTTCCCCTCCCGCGGAGAGGAGCTCTTCGAAGACATCCTCGAGCCGCCTCACGACGACTCCGATGTCGTAGCGTTCGCGCGCCACACTCTCTCCCGAACGTCCCATCGCGCGCGCCGTCTCGGGAGCGTCGAGAAGCTCGAGGACCGCCCGGGCCATCGCCATGTGGTCACCCGGCGGAACCAGGACCCCGTTCCGGCCGTTCTCGACGACCTCGGGGACCCCGCCGACTCGGCTGGCGACGACAGGCCTCCCGGCCGCCATCGCCTCGAGCACGACGTTCGGCAGTCCCTCGGAGATCGACGGCAGGACGAACACGTCCAGCGTCTTGAGAACCGCCGGCACGTCGCCCCGCGCGCCCGTGAACGCGGCCGCTCCCCGAAGTCCCAGCTCGTCCACCACGTGCTCCAGCATGCCGCGCCCGGGGCCGTCTCCCACCAGCACGAAGCGGGTGTCAGGCCGCTTGCGGTGAACCTCCGCCGCGGCGCGGACGAAGTGCTCGTGTCCCTTGACCTCCGTGAACTTCCCCACGCAGCCGACGAGCTTCGCGCCGTCGAATCCGAGCTCCCGCACGAGCTCATCGGCCGGGCGGGCCTCACCGATCAGCGCCGTGTCGACCCCAGCTCCGATGTTGCGGATCTTCCGAGCTGGGGTGGAGAAACGCCGTTCGAGTTCGGAGGCGGCCGCGCCGCTGTTGACCAGCACGGCGTCGACGAGGCGACGATTGTTGAACGCGTAGGCCCGCTCACGGTAGCCGCCGCGCAGCCAGTATCCCAGGTTGCGCTGGTTGTTGACGACCACCGGCACGCCGGCGAGCCGACCGACGACGGGCCCGAAGAGCGTCGTGATGCCGAGCAGACAGCTCAGGACATCGACCCGTTCCCTCCTGAGCAGGTGCGCGGCACCGGCCAACCCGGAGACCGTTCGAGGACTCAGAAGTGAGGCGCCCGTCCGGAACTCGTGGACCCCGATGCCGAGCGCTTCGATGTCCGCGAGGAGCGCTCCGGTCTTCACCGTCGAGAGGACAAGGGGGTCGAAGCGCCCGCGGTCGATCCTCCTGAGCGTCTCAACGAGAAACCGCTGGGTGCCCGCCCGTTCGAAGGATCCGGCCCAGAATGCGACCCTCGCCGGCCGGTCTCTACGAGGCGCTCGCGTCATCACCCTCGGACTCCCCTGTCGCGCGGGCCCCCCGTGTCGTCGGTCTCCATGAGATCGCCGGCGGCCGAGATCCGGTTCGCGCACGGGTGGTCGAGCCGCAGGCGACGCCCGTACTCGATATCGGCGGCCAGCCGTCCCAGAGCCGCGTCCCGCGGGACAATGCCCAGGCGCGGGATGCAGTAGGGCGAATGCAGCGGCGACGCAGGGCCGTTGAGCGACGTGACGGCCGAGCGGTAGCCCGCCCGGGCCGCCGCCCTCGCCGAACGGATGTCGAAGTGGCGGCTCGTCCTTCCGTTCGGATACGCGAAGTGCCGGACCTCCTCTCCGAGCGCATCCTCGAGCGCCCTCTTGGAGGCCTCGATCTCGCTCCGGACGATCTCGTCCGACTGACATGGAAGGTTGTAATGGTGGACCGTGTGCCCGCCGATGGTCATGCCCGCGTCCCGCACCTGACGGATCTGGTCCCAGGACATCATGACGGGGCGGTCCGGCGGCACACCGCCCCCGCATGCCTCGACGATCTGCTGCATGAACGACCGCAGCTCGTCCCGGGTCGAGCGCTTCAGGATGCCGGTCAGCATCTTGATGGCCCTCTCGCGCGTTCTGTCGGTCCTGAGGTCGACGGAGCGGGAGTCGAGGAACGGGAGTTCGATCGTGTCTCGACCGCACCGCATGATGGCACGTCTGAGGCGAACGGTCCACA encodes:
- a CDS encoding tetratricopeptide repeat protein; protein product: MALTSEHAHRGAFLSGDARLGHGRLGGLHPLHQLPDPGLVDASAPVHDSGRPGERREGRVMRRTSRPRARVLLAALLCLVVLTGCGRHDALVERYRAERMAWGVEKLQAAVTANPDLATDATRADLEARHRGIVASFPPPEGDPSDVVRQTARISATSRFSLASLALTQGDLEEAKRWYASVADSYAFDRELTLEALSQLARVNRASGAWDEAVAVYGRLFEEFSPTAEAGGLPDSRILSAPLRIADGYRERGMEDEADEWYTKARSYYRRLIQESPDGPTARAALGEIAETYVRQERWSEAVEAYVELDERFGDENSRGQIWLTLARIYGDELSREGVARDYYERVEEAYGGDESGATASIAIARYDIEAGRYEEARRRLENVLESFGDEERFAATASYLLAQSYELDGEWDAAAARYQSLARDFPATMYGLRAPLHVADRYERIGEMSGARSALSRAVEHYRMVTRDYAGTPAELAAGAYLIDALIRLERWEEAASELVAFVDRHPQADAAPGMLFQAGMVHENELGAPERARTLYNRVLEGYPESERASDARSRLEELPR
- a CDS encoding glycosyltransferase; protein product: MSTGRGMRVLFMTQYFPPETGAAPQRAYHFALDLVRAGHDVTVVTGMPNHPSGVKHRAYGRRLFARESRDGIRIIRSYLYATPRKTFATRMLNQISFMVSSVLAALFTRRVDAVVVTSPPLFLGLSAWLVSLEKRVPFVLDVRDYWPYAAVELGQLTNPRVIAMARGLESFLYRRAARIVAVTPGMIDLMVERGIPRHRIVLITNGADTDLFAPNPGAKPGNGSFTVLYSGTHGLVHGMDAIIDAAEILRRKAEVRILMVGDGVAKDDLVEESRRRGLDNVSFRPSEDPEALVGTIRGADLCLATTTAGSFGGGTIPVKLFDYMACARPIVAAVSGDAADVVREAGSGVVVEPGDGEGIANAVLGLIGDEERRDRMGRSGREYVMTHYSRRELAARMTSILEETVDAERAVGGGRVGFRAYLSAKYVLDAVCAAVAVVVLSPVFAAIALAIRLDSHGGAIYRQQRIGVHSLEFTILKFRTMQIDAPEIATDLMLEEDRDYTTRVGRILRKTSLDELPNLLNILRGEMSFVGPRPALYNQHELIEMRRRVRADLMRPGLTGWAQINGRDEISLDEKVRLDGFYVRNCSILLDVRILFRTFSAMTRGQGDVPDVRSDDGTARDDTVRRRSTREAT
- the epsI gene encoding EpsI family protein, with product MNRPVRTGILLALLLAAALYVRMNPPERIELGGESLAELPTEFGEWRSVELRFEEVVYEELDADDTLARRYSGPDGRSIWFVIVFHQNERYGAHDPLVCYRSQGWSIEQSGVLRLGDGPDAFDANWIRAQAPGHDRAAIYWWYTAGDLATADRDEFMSRMATSGIRSNVTFGAFVRVSTTVSGGDVDEALDVVTTFAEQANPHIRSLFVGTTGGGG
- a CDS encoding glycosyltransferase, whose product is MTRAPRRDRPARVAFWAGSFERAGTQRFLVETLRRIDRGRFDPLVLSTVKTGALLADIEALGIGVHEFRTGASLLSPRTVSGLAGAAHLLRRERVDVLSCLLGITTLFGPVVGRLAGVPVVVNNQRNLGYWLRGGYRERAYAFNNRRLVDAVLVNSGAAASELERRFSTPARKIRNIGAGVDTALIGEARPADELVRELGFDGAKLVGCVGKFTEVKGHEHFVRAAAEVHRKRPDTRFVLVGDGPGRGMLEHVVDELGLRGAAAFTGARGDVPAVLKTLDVFVLPSISEGLPNVVLEAMAAGRPVVASRVGGVPEVVENGRNGVLVPPGDHMAMARAVLELLDAPETARAMGRSGESVARERYDIGVVVRRLEDVFEELLSAGGER
- a CDS encoding polysaccharide deacetylase family protein; this encodes MPGAGSPIRCMGRAIRNSAPVVSFLRTLPSAGGMVLRYHSVNDDPAWRREYIQSSLVVHPEVFDRQIAYLASVYEIVPLDAIVNCVREGRRPPMRWTAITFDDGYEDNARLATPILAKHGATATFYITSGAVGDEELMWTVRLRRAIMRCGRDTIELPFLDSRSVDLRTDRTRERAIKMLTGILKRSTRDELRSFMQQIVEACGGGVPPDRPVMMSWDQIRQVRDAGMTIGGHTVHHYNLPCQSDEIVRSEIEASKRALEDALGEEVRHFAYPNGRTSRHFDIRSARAAARAGYRSAVTSLNGPASPLHSPYCIPRLGIVPRDAALGRLAADIEYGRRLRLDHPCANRISAAGDLMETDDTGGPRDRGVRG
- the xrt gene encoding exosortase gives rise to the protein MSTTEDGRQRGNGRMPGPATGLVVGAVVVLVYLIYGDALRTLWLTWQTNANYSHGMLIPPIAAFLFWVERERFRERATSGTPWAIPFVVAALAVHVLSIRAGVFMTQGYSLVLLVAAVIALLFGGRALRAVWFSVAYLVFMLPMPPLLMSAVSFRLKIFAARAGSALAIKLGIPLARVGMTIHMPAGSLRIADPCSGLRSLIALLALGALFGYFSRGPVWKRVALFASALPIAVAANIVRIMLLCVVANVWGIETALGFFHDVSGVIIFVIALIGLFIVRRLLGIRGSSEEGE